The proteins below are encoded in one region of Synchiropus splendidus isolate RoL2022-P1 chromosome 13, RoL_Sspl_1.0, whole genome shotgun sequence:
- the LOC128769247 gene encoding chloride channel protein 2-like isoform X3, whose protein sequence is MYGRYTQELGVYAKEEAARLREGGARDGGGLRRNTSVRSRAADLLEYEKDPCAKCQSCASRCQKFLISRVGEDWIFLILLGLLMALVSWVMDYAIAYCQEAQKWMYGGLDSNMLLQYLAWVTYPVVLITFSAGFTQILAPQAVGSGIPEMKTILRGVVLKEYLTFKTFVAKVIGLTCALGSGMPLGKEGPFVHVASLCAALLSKFMAAVFGGIYMEEPFEGSKNEMRNTEMLSAACAVGVGCCFAAPIGGVLFSIEVTSTFFAVRNYWRGFFAATFSAFIFRVLAVWNQEEETITALFKTRFRLDFPFDLQELPAFAILGIACGFGGALFVYLNRLIVQCMRKQKTINKFLLRNPSLPVRRLMYPALVTLLVSTLTFPPGLGQFMAGQLTQHESLVALFDNRTWCRQGVAEEFDYISHHHAWKHPQVNVFITLILFIIMKFWMSAVATTMPVPCGAFMPVFLIGAGFGRLVGEVMASMFPDGIHADGTVYPIVPGGYAVVGAAALSGAVTHTVSTAVIVFELTGQISHILPVMIAVILANAVAQALQPSLYDSIIRIKKLPYLPELGMGHHEKYNIRVEDIMVRDVRYITLSSTYRDLQEMMKTGHLKTLALVECRDTMILLGSIERLQLQSLLSLQLSHQRRLDHLRQLVLDNGTAEPLPSLTDSTPSSPCTHINAAVNTSAHHGVRFLVSTQEISTEESTSFSPMVSNTQLPLKSALKTVSAIRNTETTANSSQTLSCADQDKELLESPAGPAPPEKRNAKTKRVRISMAESPEVDDCMTPSEIAEWEEQQLDQSVDFKNCKIDPAPFQLVEQTSLHKTHTIFSLLGLDHAYVTSMGRLVGVVSLKELRKAIEGSVTVTGVKVRPPLASFRDSGNSTNVSEVTELHKLCIRHRGLSLPREPTRPVVKDKSSLAYKEVPVNFIEQSSSHLEPSDTSNPLSELVLQESPSFTEDQSEFTFDCSPAHTEESELACDYDPGNQTPELEETEPDAAGAHLDQDPSEPEGAGSPVEDPPQ, encoded by the exons ATGTATGGGCGCTACACCCAGGAGCTGGGTGTCTATGCCAAGGAGGAAGCGGCCCGCCTTCGGGAGGGAGGCGCACGTGACGGCGGGGGACTGCGGCGAAACACGAGCGTCCGAAGCCGAGCTGCGGATCTGCTggagtacgagaaagacccttgtGCTAAGTGCCAAT CATGTGCGTCCAGATGCCAGAAGTTCTTGATCTCACGCGTGGGAGAGGACTGGATCTTCCTCATTCTTCTGGGGCTGCTGATGGCCCTGGTGAGCTGGGTCATGGACTACGCCATCGCCTACTGCCAGGAAG caCAGAAGTGGATGTACGGAGGACTGGACAGTAACATGCTCCTGCAGTACCTGGCCTGGGTCACATACCCTGTGGTGCTCATCACATTCTCAGCTGGATTCACACAGATCCTGGCGCCGCAGGCAGtcg GTTCAGGTATTCCGGAGATGAAGACCATTCTTCGGGGAGTCGTCTTGAAGGAGTACCTGACTTTTAAGACGTTTGTGGCCAAAGTCATCGGTCTGACTTGCGCCCTGGGCAGTGGGATGCCGCTCGGAAAGGAG GGACCCTTTGTTCATGTCGCAAGCCTCTGCGCCGCCCTTCTCAGTAAATTCATGGCTGCTGTTTTTGGAGGAATTTACATG GAAGAGCCCTTTGAGGGGAGCAAG AACGAGATGAGGAACACAGAGATGCTTTCTGCGGCGTGTGCAGTGGGTGTGGGCTGCTGCTTTGCTGCGCCGATTGGAG GGGTGCTGTTCAGCATAGAAGTCACCTCCACATTTTTTGCGGTGAGGAACTACTGGAGAGGATTTTTCGCTGCTACCTTCAGCGCCTTTATCTTCAGAGTGCTGGCCGTTTGGAACCAGGAGGAAG AAACCATCACAGCACTTTTCAAGACACGTTTCCGCCTGGATTTTCCGTTTGATCTCCAGGAGCTCCCGGCATTCGCCATCCTCGG GATCGCTTGTGGGTTCGGGGGTGCTCTGTTTGTCTACCTGAACCGACTGATTGTCCAGTGCATGAGGAAGCAGAAAACCATCAACAAGTTCTTGCTGAGGAA TCCGTCTCTGCCTGTCAGACGTCTGATGTACCCGGCGCTCGTCACTCTGCTGGTCTCAACCCTCACCTTCCCTCCGGGTTTAGGACAGTTCATGGCTGGACAG ctcacgCAGCACGAGTCTCTGGTGGCTCTGTTCGACAACCGCACGTGGTGTCGTCAGGGTGTCGCGGAAGAGTTTGACTACATCAGCCACCACCACGCCTGGAAGCATCCTCAGGTCAACGTCTTCATCACTctgatcctcttcatcatcatgaag TTCTGGATGTCAGCCGTGGCCACCACCATGCCTGTCCCGTGCGGGGCCTTCATGCCTGTCTTCCTGATAG GTGCTGGATTTGGCAGACTGGTCGGTGAGGTCATGGCCTCCATGTTTCCTGATGGTATCCATGCAGATGGAACCGTTTACCCCATCGTCCCTGGCGGCTACGCTGTAGTCG GAGCGGCAGCCTTGTCAGGAGCGGTCACTCACACTGTTTCCACGGCGGTTATCGTGTTTGAGCTAACTGGGCAGATATCGCACATCCTGCCGGTGATGATCGCAGTCATCCTGGCCAACGCGGTGGCCCAGGCGCTCCAGCCGTCGCTGTACGATTCAATCATACGCATCAAAAAGCTGCCTTATCTGCCCGAGCTGGGGATGGGCCACCACGA GAAGTATAACATCCGTGTGGAGGACATCATGGTTCGGGACGTGCGCTACATCACTCTGTCGTCCACCTATCGAGACCTACAGGAGATGATGAAGACCGGCCACCTCAAGACACTGGCCCTGGTGGAGTGCAGAG ACACCATGATCCTGCTCGGCTCCATCGAGAGACTCCAGCTCCAGTCGCTGCTCTCCCTCCAGCTGAGTCACCAGCGCCGACTGGATCACCTCCGTCAGCTGGTCCTGGACAACGGCACAGCCGAGCCGCTGCCCAGCCTGACCGACAGCACCCCCAGCTCTCCTTGCACCCACATTAACGCCGCTGTGAACACCAGCGCTCACCACGGGGTCCGCTTCCTGGTGAGCACCCAAGAG ATCTCAACAGAGGAGTCGACCTCCTTCAGCCCCATGGTCTCCAACACCCAGCTGCCCCTGAAGTCTGCCCTCAAAACTGTGTCGGCCATCAGAAACACGGAGACTACGGCTAACA GTTCCCAGACTCTTTCCTGCGCTGACCAAGacaaggagctgctggag AGCCCGGCCGGGCCGGCTCCTCCTGAAAAGAGAAACGCCAAGACCAAACGTGTGAGGATCTCCATGGCG GAGTCACCTGAAGTCGACGACTGCATGACGCCGTCGGAG ATTGCAGAgtgggaggagcagcagctcgaCCAGTCTGTGGATTTTAAGAACTGCAAGATCGACCCTGCTCCCTTCCAGCTGGTGGAGCAAACATCGCTGCACAAG aCCCACACCATCTTCTCTCTACTGGGTCTGGATCACGCCTACGTGACCAGCATGGGTCGTCTGGTTGGAGTCGTCTCCCTGAAAGAG CTGCGTAAAGCTATCGAGGGCTCGGTGACGGTGACAGGGGTCAAAGTTCGCCCCCCGCTGGCCAGTTTTCGCGACAGTGGAAATAGCACCAACGTATCAGAGGTGACGGAACTTCACAAGCTGTGCATCCGACACAGGGGTCTGTCGTTGCCGCGGGAACCCACCCGTCCTGTGGTGAAGGACAAGTCCAGCCTTGCGTACAAAGAGGTGCCTGTCAACTTTATAGAACAATCAAGTTCACATCTTGAGCCGAGCGACACCAGCAACCCCTTGTCTGAGTTGGTTCTCCAGGAAAGCCCCTCCTTCACCGAGGACCAATCAGAATTTACTTTTGACTGTAGCCCCGCCCACACTGAGGAGTCAGAGCTGGCCTGTGACTATGACCCCGGCAACCAGACTCCAGAGCTGGAAGAGACAGAGCCGGACGCTGCAGGCGCACATCTGGACCAAGACCCATCAGAACCTGAGGGAGCAGGAAGTCCAGTTGAGGATCCGCCGCAATGA
- the LOC128769248 gene encoding zona pellucida sperm-binding protein 4-like, whose protein sequence is MELIKRLFAALLVFGVACDVTAQPPWLLPPQKQEPLLQIPVQQSNSPPPAAPFDKCQVREEEKIQCGTPEITAEQCENLNCCHDGRHCYYGKAVTVQCTRDGQFVVVVARDATLPKVDVESVTLLEMDEASCSPVDATSAFVIFQFPVTSCGTILTEEDGYVVYENHMSSSYEVGVGARGSITRDSHFELLFQCRYFGSAVEALIMEVNSLPAPVPVAALGPLRVELRLGNGQCHRKGCVEAEEAYTSFYTAADYPVTKVLREPVYVEVHILERSDPNVVLNLEQCWATSNPDPQSTPQWNLLVDGCPYADDRYQTTVVPVDHSSGLYYPTHYKRFIMRMFSFVDHNTLEPQRDSIFIHCTTAVCHQGSTYSCEQPCHRQKRAATERIYSQRALVSSKQVILTSRPSSASSMEDQSR, encoded by the exons ATGGAGCTTATTAAGCGTCTGTTTGCTGCCCTCCTGGTGTTTGGTGTGGCGTGTGATGTGACCGCACAGCCGCCCTGGTTGCTACCTCCACAGAAACAGGAGCCTCTTCTTCAGATACCTGTGCAGCAGTCCAATAgccctccacctgctgctccctTTGATAAATGCCAGGtgcgggaggaggagaagatccAGTGCGGCACCCCGGAAATCACCGCAGAGCAGTGTGAAAACCTCAACTGCTGCCACGACGGGCGACACTGCTACTATGGGAAAGCAG TGACCGTTCAGTGCACCAGGGACGGTCagtttgtggtggtggtggctcGCGATGCCACCCTGCCTAAAGTGGATGTGGAGTCGGTCACCCTGCTGGAGATGGACGAGGCCTCCTGCAGTCCTGTTGACGCCACCTCTGCTTTTGTCATCTTCCAGTTTCCGGTCACCTCATGTGGCACCATTCTCACG gaggaggacggTTATGTGGTTTATGAGAACCACATGTCCTCGTCTTATGAAGTGGGCGTTGGAGCAAGGGGTTCCATCACCAGGGACAGCCACTTTGA GTTGCTGTTCCAGTGTAGATACTTTGGGTCAGCAGTGGAAGCTCTTATAATGGAAGTGAACTCGCTGCCTGCTCCAGTGCCTGTTGCTGCTCTCGGACCCCTGAGAGTGGAGCTGAGGCTGGGCAACGGTCAGTGCCACAGGAAGGGATGTGTTGAGG CTGAAGAGGCGTACACGTCCTTCTACACTGCAGCTGACTATCCAGTCACCAAAGTATTGAGGGAGCCAGTGTACGTCGAGGTGCACATCCTCGAGAGGTCTGACCCAAATGTCGTCTTGAACCTGGAGCAGTGCTGGGCCACCTCAAATCCGGACCCCCAGAGCACTCCCCAGTGGAACCTCCTGGTCGATGG GTGTCCTTACGCTGATGACCGCTACCAGACCACCGTGGTGCCGGTGGACCACTCCTCTGGACTCTACTACCCGACACACTATAAACGTTTCATCATGAGGATGTTCTCATTTGTGGATCATAACACCCTGGAGCCACAAAGGGACTCG ATCTTCATCCACTGCACCACTGCTGTGTGCCATCAGGGCAGCACTTACTCTTGTGAGCAGCCGTGCCACCGCCAAA AACGGGCAGCGACGGAGAGGATCTACAGCCAGAGGGCGTTGGTCTCAAGTAAACAGGTCATTCTCACCAGCAGGCCTTCATCTGCGTCTTCCATGGAGGACCAATCGAGATGA